In Besnoitia besnoiti strain Bb-Ger1 chromosome Unknown contig00041, whole genome shotgun sequence, the sequence tcattaacatatgaggatagaaggctactttaagtgcggaatcaatacctgcagggttactagaaccatttaaatgtaaatagaagatgtgtaatacaattagaatgcaacctacaaaaggtaatataaagtgcaatacaaagaatcgttttaatgttacatcagatacatagtatccaccgagtaaccaaggtactaaatatggtattggagaaaggagattagtaatgactgtagcaccccagaaactcatctgtccccatggtagtacataaccgaggaaagcagtggctatagtaagtagatataaaactaaaccagacatccaagcagtagttaaataactatagctggagttatacatacctcgagacatgtgtattaagatacacaagaagacgaaagaagcagttgttgcatgcaacatcctaaattcccatcctgctgctacctctctaactagatgttgaacactagcaaatgcacaagatgcttcagaagtatatcggaacgctaaagtgatacctgtaattatttggagtacaaaggtaattgcaactaagaaaccaaagttataagatgaatttagattgagagcacaccgataaaagacgaggtgtgcccggaatagactcatggaaatttggtgtgttctcgaaaccatgctagcacaatagaacttcgttaaataactacatattaaaatgagcgcatgtaaactagtcttaaacacaccgctcgtcacgtaacaaatctcaaatcgtactgtagattttatatatgtaccgtaactataaccatggtgacatccaatgttcacgctcatggattcagtgtccaggactacctggcgcttaataacgattccgtcttccagcttccaagcaaacatgattaccgtgatattgaaatccaacacttttagctgtcttaagcagtccagtggggtggtggtgtactgcaatcataaagaacttggttgtctgtatctcataaccggagtcatcttcagtattctaggaactataatgtctttgtttattcgatttgagtgaacacataagatcatcgaatttaacggtatgctcctgaaagtaacggtacaagctgtaaacaaaggactccttaacttaaactgaggagtcaagtaggtacaaaccgtacaaggattaattatgtccatctgtgcatctaagttgagactatcggttatatattttagacgctaacttcccggctaaactttgacttattaaaccagcctgggatcataaaagtactatgtatggtaagattgagcgtgaacattggatgtcaccatggttatagttacggtacatatataaaatctacagtacgatttgagatttgttacgtgacgagcggtgtgtttaagactagtttacatgcgctcattttaatatgtagttatttaacgaagttctattgtgctagcatggtttcgagaacacaccaaatttccatgagtctattccgggcacacctcgtcttttatcggtgtgctctcaatctaaattcatcttataactttggtttcttagttgcaattacctttgtactccaaataattacaggtatcactttagcgttccgatatacttctgaagcatcttgtgcatttgctagtgttcaacatctagttagagaggtagcagcaggatgggaatttaggatgttgcatgcaacaactgcttctttcgtcttcttgtgtatcttaatacacatgtctcgaggtatgtataactccagctatagttatttaactactgcttggatgtctggtttagttttatatctacttactatagccactgctttcctcggttatgtactaccatggggacagatgagtttctggggtgctacagtcattactaatctcctttctccaataccatatttagtaccttggttactcggtggatactatgtatctgatgtaacattaaaacgattctttgtattgcactttatattaccttttgtaggttgcattctaattgtattacacatcttctatttacatttaaatggtttctagtaaccctgcaggtattgattccgcacttaaagtagccttctatcctcatatgttaatgaccgatgctaaatgtctatcctatctaattggtttaattttcttacaaacggcttttggtttgattgaattatcgcacccagataactccataccagtgaaccggtttgtaactccgcttcatatcgtacctgaatggtactttttagcatattatgcggtgttaaaagtaatcccatccaaaaccggtggtttgttagtatttatgttatcaacatgtcaatgaaatatcaacaacgatgaaacttatttggttaacataacaacatagaaggtaaagctggattacgttcaaactttacactggatacgtttcaatgttaacttactaaataccatgggagcgaagagaatctaatatgtaactccgttcatggaaatcaaaagagctttcactgattgtatttatgaaacgtgattagttcacctagccaacacgatccggttgtttgggaataatatccctatttaagggattgatatgtgctacaataacacagtcggtacgaagtcgaaacaaggtagttgatggtgaaccagtggctgaacaaacctttttattgattatgctgactttagtcccgagaaactacagttctgcttaaactgaggagtcaagtaggtacaaaccgtacaaggattaattatgtccatctgtgcatctaagttgagactatcggttatatattttagacgctaacttcccggctaaactttgacttattaaaccagcctgggatcataaaagta encodes:
- a CDS encoding cytochrome b (encoded by transcript BESB_057990) encodes the protein MSLFRAHLVFYRCALNLNSSYNFGFLVAITFVLQIITGITLAFRYTSEASCAFASVQHLVREVAAGWEFRMLHATTASFVFLCILIHMSRGMYNSSYSYLTTAWMSGLVLYLLTIATAFLGYVLPWGQMSFWGATVITNLLSPIPYLVPWLLGGYYVSDVTLKRFFVLHFILPFVGCILIVLHIFYLHLNGSSNPAGIDSALKVAFYPHMLMTDAKCLSYLIGLIFLQTAFGLIELSHPDNSIPVNRFVTPLHIVPEWYFLAYYAVLKVIPSKTGGLLVFMSSLINLALLSEIRALNTRMLIRQHFMTRNVVSGWVIIWVYSMIFLIIIGSAIPQATYILYGRLATIVYLTTGLVLCLY